A section of the Malus sylvestris chromosome 17, drMalSylv7.2, whole genome shotgun sequence genome encodes:
- the LOC126611655 gene encoding uncharacterized protein LOC126611655 yields the protein MQWEKWAEIPDRTKDLVRDKLSVKAYLDETLATRYKHWKNYLHTHFKLWDTPEIARLSGCPSELKDRPEDWEWLCKHFTDPNFVKKSVAGKIAQESKTLLHHSGSKPFSYRLKARRQEGSKFPEIDMFEDVYVRTGDANTEHLHALMVEKRTAVIQEATSQLPPETPIEDVPVPEDAGFQILTDVLDQNLGHRHGKVVRGMGKARVRETGASSSRSNTAEVDSLKEQVTTLQGQLQVQGEQMREQIRAQGEQLQAYAGHMRDLVRAIEMTGLQISLPVVLDLATPSTFEPLHPTDT from the exons ATGCAGTGGGAGAAGTGGGCAGAAATTCCCGATAGGACGAAGGATTTGGTGCGAGACAAGTTGTCg GTCAAGGCCTACTTAGATGAGACCTTAGCAACCCGGTACAAACATTGGAAGAACTATCTTCACACGCATTTTAAGCTATGGGATACTCCGGAGATTGCTCGCCTAAGTGGTTGCCCAAGCGAGTTGAAGGACCGGCCAGAGGATTGGGAGTGGCTCTGCAAACATTTTACGGACCCAAATTTTGTG AAGAAATCTGTTGCTGGCAAGATAGCTCAGGAGTCAAAGACACTTCTTCACCATTCCGGTTCGAAGCCCTTTTCGTATAGGCTTAAGGCACGACGTCAG gagGGTTCTAAGTTCCCAGAGATCGACATGTTCGAGGATGTTTACGTTCGAACTGGAGATGCGAACACTGAGCATCTTCAT GCTCTTATGGTGGAAAAGCGCACTGCTGTTATCCAAGAAGCAACATCGCAACTTCCCCCTGAGACCCCGATTGAGGACGTCCCGGTACCCGAGGATGCAGGTTTTCAGATCCTGACTGATGTCTTGGATCAGAACCTTGGTCATCGTCACGGCAAGGTTGTTCGTGGCATGGGGAAAGCACGAGTTCGTGAGACTGGTGCCTCTTCTTCCAGATCGAACACCGCAGAGGTCGATTCATTGAAGGAGCAAGTGACAACCCTACAGGGTCAGCTTCAGGTCCAGGGCGAGCAGATGAGGGAGCAGATAAGGGCCCAGGGCGAGCAGCTGCAGGCTTATGCTGGCCACATGAGAGACCTTGTACGAGCCATAGAGATGACTGGCCTCCAAATCTCGCTACCAGTAGTACTTGATCTTGCTACACCTTCGACTTTCGAGCCACTTCACCCTACTGATACCTAG